Proteins encoded together in one Anopheles darlingi chromosome 3, idAnoDarlMG_H_01, whole genome shotgun sequence window:
- the LOC125956824 gene encoding ubiquitin-like domain-containing CTD phosphatase 1, whose protein sequence is MDAKEVTIIIKWSGKEFPIEDLTEHDTVAVLRHEICKKTQVRPERQKLLNLKHKGKPVTDDVRLGVLELKPNFKLMMVGSLESDIMEASSRPTDIGSVVNDLDKEEEDNVPLENKEIYLTKINKRIKEYTIKELNPPREGKRLLVLDIDYTIFDHRSVAENGAELMRPFLHEFLSAAYKDYDIAIWSATSMRWIVEKMKLLGVTDESRDYKLVFMLDDAAMITVLCPLRGVIEVKPLGVIWGKYSQYSSKNTIMFDDLRRNFLMNPKSGLRIKPFSEAHLNRHKDKELLKLAKYLKAIAENCDDFDTLNHRRWEDYLSKKRSS, encoded by the exons ATGGATGCGAAGGAGGTTACGATAATTATCAAGTGGAGCGGAAAGGAGTTCCCGATCGAGGACCTCACCGAACACGACACAGTGGCCGTGCTCCGGCACGAGATTTGCAAAAAGACACAGGTGCGCCCGGAACGACAGAAGCTGCTGAATTTAAAACATAAAG GAAAGCCAGTGACGGATGATGTGAGGCTCGGGGTCCTAGAGCTGAAGCCCAACTTtaagctgatgatg GTTGGATCACTGGAAAGCGACATTATGGAGGCCTCTTCACGGCCAACCGACATCGGAAGCGTCGTGAACGATCTGgacaaggaggaggaagataaTGTGCCGCTAGAGAACAAGGAAATCTATCTcacaaaaatcaacaaacgcaTCAAGGAGTACACCATCAAGGAACTGAACCCTCCTCGGGAAGGCAAACGGCTACTGGTACTGGACATTGATTACACCATCTTCGATCACCGCTCCGTGGCTGAGAACG GCGCCGAATTGATGCGACCATTTCTACACGAGTTTCTGTCGGCAGCCTATAAGGATTACGATATCGCGATATGGTCGGCGACGTCGATGCGATGGATCGTGGAAAAGATGAAACTACTTGGGGTGACGGATGAATCGCGGGATTATAAGCTGGTATTTATGCTCGATGATGCCGCCATGATCACCGTGCTGTGTCCGTTACGCGGTGTGATCGAGGTGAAGCCGTTGGGCGTGATCTGGGGAAAGTATAGCCAATATTCGTCGAAGAACACGATCATGTTCGACGATTTGCGGCGCAACTTTCTGATGAACCCAAAGTCGGGCCTACGCATCAAGCCATTCTCGGAGGCACACCTGAATCGCCACAAGGACAAGGAGCTGCTCAAGCTGGCCAAGTACCTGAAGGCGATCGCAGAAAATTGTGATGATTTCGATACGCTGAACCACCGGCGATGGGAGGACTATCTTTCGAAGAAACGTTCCAGCTAA
- the LOC125956825 gene encoding ADP-ribosylation factor-like protein 2, with protein sequence MGFLSILKKMKQKEKEMRILLLGLDNAGKTTILKRFNGEPIDQISPTLGFNIKTLHYNDYVLNMWDVGGQKSLRSYWRNYFECTDGLIWVVDSTDRMRMESCRAELTLLLEEERLAGATLLVLANKQDLPGALTGVEIKDILELDKIETHHWSIQGVSAVTGGKLVEAIDWLVEDISKRIFTLD encoded by the exons ATGGGATTTCTTTCGATTctgaagaaaatgaagcagaaagagaaggaaatgcGAATATTGCTGCT CGGACTGGACAATGCCGGCAAAACCACCATCCTCAAGCGATTCAACGGAGAACCCATCGATCAGATCTCGCCCACGCTGGGATTCAACATCAAGACGCTGCACTACAATGACTACGTGCTGAATATGTGGGACGTCGGGGGACAAAAGTCGCTCCGCTCGTACTGGCGAAACTACTTCGAGTGCACGGACGGACTCATCTGGGTCGTCGACAGCACGGACCGGATGCGCATGGAATCTTGCCGGGCCGAgttaacgctgctgctggaagaggaACGATTGGCCGGTGCTACGCTTCTCGTGCTGGCGAACAAACAGGATCTCCCAGGAGCGCTAACGGGTGTAGAAATTAAGGATATACTAGAGCTGGATAAAATCGAAACGCATCACTGGTCCATCCAGGGTGTGAGCGCCGTCACTGGAGGGAAATTGGtcgaagcgatcgattggTTAGTGGAGGATATCTCGAAGCGGATCTTTACACTAGACTAG
- the LOC125955687 gene encoding coiled-coil domain-containing protein 103: MITREDIVALEERCLEQIREDNLYSLRNDAKLRAVLSSKNYEEFKNIVDSAHLTPLSASDKNNPKTKHRIWNSSSHV; the protein is encoded by the exons ATGATAACTCGCGAGGATATCGTTGCCCTTGAAGAGCGCTGTCTAGAGCAAATACGTGAAGATAATCTCTATTCGCTGAGGAACGATGCCAAGCTACGCGCGGTATTATCGTCTAAAAACTATGAAGAGTTCAA AAACATCGTTGATTCGGCGCACTTGACGCCTCTCAGCGCTAGCGACAAGAATAATCCTAAAACGAAGCACCGCATTTGGAATAGTTCTTCTCACGTTTAA
- the LOC125956823 gene encoding E3 ubiquitin-protein ligase FANCL has protein sequence MDDLKKAELQAMQEFLREFPFLVELGHFHFIGLYKRIYKLDMRFPRFPSAEQHYLAIHRGHIRVPVTVERLSFNDAKSFVKSILEALNGQTKDDGTTACLLQGTRDLTAIAFELLSIQQQYRCDVAFNPDITHIEITALRQGKQHMLVLNRTSGQQFKITRHTLPEPAVTESFQRQTTLERHWQIFCDTLDQLEEFYGNLSTIDELCYVVHPTHIDTKTSWRVFKYDRKVFLKVALHPLQPTAVDISFIGPTRMVSGLREQYSEKQDEWDTECNVYTNLLRIFDKMSFPMRPIDPAEAGAEGEDDCGICMGYRDTDNRIPIVSCDNEKCSLIFHVFCLKEWFATQRESKKFFTISIGNCPYCKHKISSSFDDLIAL, from the exons ATGGACGATTTAAAGAAAGCCGAATTGCAAGCAATGCAGGAATTTCTACGTGAATTTCCGTTCCTCGTCGAACTAGGCCACTTCCACTTCATCGGTCTGTACAAGCGG ATCTACAAATTAGATATGCGGTTCCCGAGGTTCCCCAGTGCCGAACAGCACTACCTAGCCATACATCGCGGGCACATTAGAGTCCCTGTGACTGTCGAACGACTGTCCTTCAACGACGCAAAATCCTTTGTCAAAAGCATTCTCGAGGCGCTTAACGGACAAACGAAGGATGATGGAACCACCGCGTGCCTACTACAAGGGACCCGTGATCTGACCGCGATCGCATTTGAACTGCTTTCGATTCAACAGCAGTATCGATGTGATGTGGCCTTCAATCCAGATATTACTCACATAGAAATCACGGCCTTGCGACAGGGCAAACAGCACATGCTAGTGCTGAACCGTACATCGGGTCAGCAATTTAAAATCACCCGCCACACACTTCCTGAGCCGGCCGTGACGGAATCCTTCCAACGCCAGACGACTCTCGAGCGTCATTGGCAGATTTTTTGCGATACGCTTGATCAACTGGAAGAGTTTTACGGTAACCTGAGTACCATCGACGAGCTATGCTATGTCGTGCATCCTACCCACATCGATACAAAGACCTCCTGGAGGGTGTTCAAGTACGATCGAAAAGTGTTTCTTAAGGTAGCACTCCATCCGCTGCAACCGACAGCCGTCGATATCTCATTCATAGGACCGACACGGATGGTTTCCGGTTTGAGGGAACAGTACAGCGAGAAACAAGACGAATGGGATACGGAGTGTAACGTGTACACTAACCTGCTAAGAATATTCGACAAAATGTCCTTCCCCATGCGCCCGATCGATCCAGCCGAGGCCGGGGCGGAGGGCGAGGATGACTGTGGTATTTGCATGGGTTACCGCGATACGGATAACCGCATCCCCATCGTTTCATGTGATAATGAAAAGTGTTCCCTCATTTTTCATGTCTTCTGTCTAAAGGAG TGGTTCGCTACGCAGCGGGAAAGCAAAAAGTTTTTTACCATCTCGATTGGAAATTGTCCCTACTGTAAGCACAAGATATCTTCCAGTTTCGACGATCTGATTGCCCTATGA
- the LOC125956822 gene encoding uncharacterized protein LOC125956822 → MERFSINILHQQIYRVCRLCGVDHPEKLPIIEDDDVIVLYDEEDEETSLVKKIEECVGILVHKDDQMPQQICQLCLEKVNDFYEYRLMCAATNVQTRSLLNLHMVHPVVKRVKLELPPRQEEIVPKLDETEDMEEEEEVAELRSTRATKAKPRDEPSALDFNEECKDEDEAVQQKRLKFEHACEYCKDVFTESLGLQKHLVRRHTPRVYPSACYTCCEYFETHRDLKDHESWHKATRTKYHCFRCSKKFVSSKTLKSHIDTKACVRPERSVHPVPLVPDVRCPECRKLFKTRNLFEWHSCFLKARTNCPKCGKFFRQKQPLLRHYIMYCTGTLPVSEPLWETLKSELIESKPDIDIPVALSEKKRGRGRPSGKKSSDQEQFNDEMKVEEEEQCELPYPPPLDVSITVKSEETASAMQTGWHMENPPVASRLRSGTMPHNSSETATTSGDRKNRSRRTRSSTLEDEERTERYTNSTTSENASSPTKQPMVTLSMEAVKQEFLEMNELREQLEDCLSHNETETPNASDKINENTDDAGAPETDHAGDNWQDDGNDHSNDSDDDAGSTPLPETANISEAVVAGETVASEAIASPLADQEHTVSEKEGVESEPNPLPVDIAVKQEPQDDDLMPIVQNPLRITIKQEKGLLNDGEAGGSSKNTSWTIQNSATDDDPLQATVSSKSPKGSSPTKKASKRKEKRSQSSDTHREERSVNKKPRHCTVYVKQEVPDPDPEDEANQNDLPIIEERPVIRIKPEPIDPGYIGRPIKSEFPSASSDDHAYPDHIFPSTNHTDGMDADNEPVVAFDGMHIKSERFADGDSPENETNYSSSCGLGEAESRSHRILSNPFSKSNRSKGDESTLRRKTQQGTAKSKLSKMINPFALLKQKATQDQRRASSNLPPVSVPQISEVGSSDPVDQLALDSSPLSTCNVLNEHTHTGGTSDSETEAIQKPQSEMIPEFPNQVGAAGENEEISNHSTTDGTKQSDQQYEESENADNVDKTTSTQLLSNAGEIKENLIKSSEESDKTLDQELGNSEQSIDTDEGRHNEMSKGMKNTEIPEVAHMSNDKEVERNISPLTENRASNSKIEFRSKMAETYAATPEDEAGSSKQDLARTHSPEDQGYLPLTDSSEMVKTTDSFEPLDASRTGKETVKPLIACTAQADGGSSSDNVKTSAALTGEAKETTHATDILMDGSEMNQFSLEKDVRVVNEVSQELSSLNVEGMKQHDSSIAEKPITMT, encoded by the exons ATGGAGCGCTTCTCGATTAACATTCTGCATCAGCAAATCTACCGAGTTTGCCGGTTGTGCGGTGTGGACCATCCGGAGAAGCTGCCGAtcatcgaggacgacgatgtgaTTGTCCTgtacgacgaggaggacgaggagacgAGTTTGGTGAAGAAAATCGAGGAGTGTGTCGGCATTTTG GTACACAAAGATGACCAGATGCCACAGCAAATTTGTCAGCTGTGTTTGGAGAAGGTAAATGATTTCTACGAATACCGGTTGATGTGCGCTGCAACCAATGTGCAAACCCGCAGCCTTCTCAACCTGCACATGGTCCATCCGGTAGTGAAAAGG GTGAAGCTAGAATTGCCTCCACGGCAAGAAGAAATTGTACCGAAACTCGACGAAACAGAAGAtatggaggaagaggaagaagtggCTGAATTAAGAAGCACACGAGCTACCAAAGCTAAACCAAGGGATGAACCCTCCGCTTTGGACTTCAATGAAGAGTgtaaagatgaagatgaagcagtTCAGCAAAAGCGGCTTAAATTTGAGCATGCCTGCGAGTATTGCAAGGATGTGTTCACGGAATCACTGGGATTGCAGAAGCATTTAGTTCGCAGACATACGCCCCGGGTGTACCCATCTGCTTGCTATACATGTTGCGAATACTTTGAAACACATCGTGATCTGAAGGACCACGAATCCTGGCACAAGGCAACCCGCACGAAGTATCACTGTTTTCGGTGCAGCAAAAAGTTTGTCTCCagtaaaacattaaaaag TCACATCGATACAAAAGCTTGTGTGCGCCCGGAACGATCAGTTCATCCCGTACCGCTGGTACCTGATGTACGCTGTCCAGAATGCAGGAAACTGTTCAAAACGCGGAATCTATTCGAATGGCACTCGTGCTTTCTAAAAGCACGAACCAACTGTCCCAAATGTGGCAAATTCTTCCGACAAAAACAGCCACTTCTGCGGCACTATATAATGTACTGCACAGGTACACTACCCGTTTCGGAACCGTTGTGGGAAACGCTGAAAAGTGAGCTGATTGAAAGCAAGCCGGACATTGACATCCCAGTCGCGCTgagcgagaagaagcgaggACGTGGTCGTCCGTCGGGTAAAAAATCATCAGACCAAGAGCAGTTTAACGATGAGatgaaggtggaggaggaagaacaaTGTGAACTACCTTATCCACCACCGCTCGATGTTAGTATCACGGTGAAATCCGAGGAGACGGCATCTGCAATGCAGACTGGATGGCATATGGAGAACCCTCCGGTGGCTTCACGATTACGTTCCGGAACCATGCCTCATAATTCGTCCGAAACTGCCACTACGAGTGGGGACCGAAAGAACAGAAGTCGTCGGACACGGTCTTCTACGCTGGAAGATGaggaacgaaccgaacggtaTACTAATAGCACCACAAGTGAAAACGCTTCATCCCCAACCAAGCAACCCATGGTGACGTTGTCCATGGAAGCGGTCAAACAGGAGTTTCTTGAAATGAATGAACTACGTGAACAGCTGGAGGACTGTTTGTCGCATAATGAAACCGAGACGCCGAATGCCAGTGACAAGATTAATGAGAATACCGACGATGCAGGAGCACCAGAAACTGATCATGCTGGAGACAACTGGCAAGATGATGGCAATGATCATTCTAATGattcggatgatgatgccggttcTACTCCTCTTCCAGAGACGGCAAACATTAGTGAGGCTGTTGTCGCAGGAGAAACTGTTGCAAGCGAGGCTATAGCTTCACCCTTGGCGGATCAAGAACACACAGTGAGTGAGAAGGAAGGGGTGGAAAGTGAACCAAATCCACTTCCAGTGGATATTGCGGTTAAGCAGGAACCTCAAGATGATGATCTTATGCCGATCGTGCAAAATCCGCTTCGGATAACGATTAAGCAAGAAAAGGGTCTATTGAACGATGGCGAGGCTGGTGGTTCAAGTAAAAATACATCTTGGACAATTCAAAATTCAGCCACAGATGATGATCCTCTGCAGGCCACCGTGTCAAGCAAATCTCCAAAAGGGTCTTCGCCTACGAAAAAGgcatcgaaacgaaaagaaaagcgatcGCAGTCAAGCGATACCCACCGAGAGGAACGATCCGTGAACAAAAAACCCAGGCATTGTACGGTGTATGTTAAACAAGaggttccggatccggatccggaggatGAAGCAAATCAGAACGATTTGCCAATTATTGAAGAGCGGCCTGTAATTCGGATCAAGCCGGAACCGATTGATCCGGGTTACATAGGACGTCCAATAAAAAGTGAATTCCCCAGTGCATCTTCGGATGATCATGCATACCCGGATCATATTTTTCCCTCCACGAATCACACAGACGGCATGGATGCCGATAATGAACCAGTTGTGGCATTCGATGGAATGCACATTAAATCGGAACGCTTTGCTGATGGAGATTCCCCCGAGAATGAAACAAACTATTCGTCCTCCTGCGGGCTCGGCGAAGCAGAATCTAGGAGCCATAGGATTTTATCAAATCCATTCTCTAAATCGAACCGAAGCAAGGGTGATGAGAGCACTTTGCGacgcaaaacacaacaagGCACGGCCAAGAGCAAACTGAGCAAAATGATCAATCCATTTGCGCTGCTGAAACAAAAGGCAACACAAGACCAGAGGCGTGCGAGTTCTAATCTACCGCCGGTGTCCGTGCCACAGATCTCCGAGGTGGGTTCAAGCGATCCTGTGGATCAATTAGCTTTAGATTCATCTCCATTATCGACATGTAACGTGTTAAAcgagcatacacacactggcggcacttccgattccgaaacaGAAGCCATACAGAAACCCCAAAGTGAAATGATTCCAGAGTTTCCGAATCAAGTTGGTGCAGCtggagaaaatgaagaaatttcCAATCATTCTACGACGGACGGAACGAAACAGTCAGACCAGCAATACGAAGAATCGGAAAATGCGGATAATGTCGATAAAACGACTTCGACACAGCTTCTTAGCAACGCAGGTGAAATCAAAGAAAATCTGATTAAATCGAGTGAAGAAAGTGATAAAACATTAGACCAAGAACTAGGTAACAGTGAGCAGAGTATAGATACGGATGAAGGTAGACATAATGAAATGAGCAAGGGCATGAAAAACACAGAAATCCCAGAGGTAGCGCATATGTCTAATGATAAAGAAGTTGAGAGGAACATCAGTCCTCTCACTGAAAACAGAGCATCCAActccaaaattgaatttagaagcaaaatggcagaaacatatgctgctactcctgAGGATGAAGCAGGATCTAGCAAGCAGGATCTTGCCAGAACGCATAGTCCTGAGGATCAAGGGTACTTGCCATTAACCGATTCCAGCGAAATGGTTAAGACAACTGATAGTTTTGAACCGTTAGATGCAAGTCGGACTGGAAAAGAGACAGTAAAGCCTTTAATAGCTTGCACAGCGCAGGCTGATGGAGGATCCAGTAGCGATAATGTAAAAACCTCTGCAGCATTGACAGGCGAAGCTAAAGAGACAACCCATGCAACAGACATTTTAATGGATGGCAGTGAGATGAATCAGTTTAGCCTCGAAAAGGATGTCCGAGTTGTAAACGAAGTTTCTCAGGAGTTATCGTCGCTGAACGTGGAAGGCATGAAGCAGCACGACTCCAGCATCGCCGAGAAGCCGATCACAATGACTTAG